In Prochlorococcus marinus XMU1411, one genomic interval encodes:
- the hisH gene encoding imidazole glycerol phosphate synthase subunit HisH, which produces MLTIVDYGLGNLNAFENVYNRLKIKFKIASNKEDLLNASKLILPGVGSFDYAIDLLNTSGIIKTLNELVLVKNIPVLGVCVGMQIMSNYSEEGKRKGLGWINASVKHFRSNPNWHQNQSDNYEISNRLPLPHMGWNKNEIINNSPLINGLSRNSFYFLHSYYMDVPNNKNIIACSEYPFKFTSVVSHKNIYGVQFHPEKSHHSGEKLLENFAKLV; this is translated from the coding sequence ATGCTTACCATAGTTGATTATGGATTAGGCAATTTAAATGCTTTTGAGAATGTTTATAATCGACTGAAAATAAAATTTAAAATCGCTTCCAATAAGGAAGATTTACTGAATGCGAGCAAACTAATATTACCTGGAGTTGGTTCATTTGATTACGCTATTGATTTACTAAATACTTCTGGGATAATTAAAACCTTAAATGAATTAGTCTTAGTTAAAAACATCCCTGTTCTAGGTGTTTGTGTAGGGATGCAAATTATGTCTAACTATAGTGAGGAAGGCAAGCGTAAGGGTTTAGGGTGGATAAATGCATCAGTAAAACATTTCCGGAGCAACCCAAATTGGCATCAAAATCAATCAGACAATTATGAAATATCTAATAGGCTGCCTTTACCCCATATGGGCTGGAATAAAAATGAAATTATCAATAACTCCCCATTAATTAATGGTTTATCAAGAAATTCTTTCTACTTTCTTCATTCATATTATATGGATGTCCCTAATAATAAGAACATAATTGCTTGTTCTGAGTATCCATTTAAATTTACTTCAGTAGTATCACACAAAAATATATATGGAGTACAATTTCACCCAGAGAAAAGTCATCATTCAGGAGAAAAACTATTAGAAAATTTTGCTAAATTAGTTTAA
- a CDS encoding AglZ/HisF2 family acetamidino modification protein, protein MLKSRIIPVLLIHRGGLYKSINFKDHKYIGDPLNAVKIFNEMYVDELVILDIDATKLEKPPNYKLIQNLAKECRMPICYGGGINNTQQVERIIQLGVEKVAISNALINNPRLICEAKDKVGSQSLVAVLDIKRHGLLNKKYYIYKNNGSIKTNLDILEFSKKLESYGIGEIILNSIDNDGKQIGYDFEMSDSIIPHLNIPITLLGGAGNFSHLHQANKKYGIIGLGGGSIFVFKGKYRAVLIQYPNEEEKDLILTN, encoded by the coding sequence ATGCTTAAGTCTCGAATAATACCTGTCTTATTAATTCATCGTGGAGGATTATATAAATCTATCAACTTTAAGGATCATAAATATATAGGGGATCCACTAAATGCGGTAAAGATATTTAATGAAATGTACGTTGATGAATTAGTAATATTAGATATTGATGCTACTAAATTGGAGAAACCTCCAAATTACAAATTAATTCAGAATCTTGCAAAAGAATGCAGGATGCCAATTTGTTACGGCGGAGGGATAAATAATACTCAACAAGTAGAAAGAATCATCCAATTAGGGGTAGAAAAGGTTGCGATTAGTAATGCTTTAATTAATAACCCTAGACTAATTTGTGAAGCTAAAGATAAAGTCGGGAGTCAAAGCCTGGTAGCAGTTCTTGATATCAAAAGACATGGTTTATTAAATAAAAAATATTACATATACAAAAACAATGGTTCAATAAAGACAAACTTAGATATTTTAGAATTCTCGAAAAAACTAGAATCCTATGGTATTGGTGAAATAATATTAAATTCTATCGATAATGATGGTAAACAAATAGGATACGATTTCGAAATGAGCGACTCAATCATACCGCATTTAAATATACCAATTACCCTACTTGGTGGGGCAGGTAACTTCTCTCACCTTCATCAAGCTAACAAAAAATACGGTATTATTGGTCTTGGTGGTGGAAGTATTTTTGTGTTTAAAGGAAAATATAGAGCAGTTTTAATTCAATATCCTAATGAGGAAGAAAAAGATTTAATATTAACTAATTAA
- a CDS encoding dTDP-4-dehydrorhamnose reductase family protein: protein MSISNSIKKEGKTILVLGATGMLGNVVFRYLSSKESYKVYGSVRSATSKLLFKKILRKNLISDIHVNSDKKIADLFSLVNPDIVINCIGVIKQLDHSSNVLEVVPINSLLPHRLAILCKKKSIRLIHFSTDCVFSGEKGNYIESDNPDPKDLYGRSKLIGEIDYPNCLTLRTSIIGPELNASKSLLCWFLKESGTIKGYVKAIFSGLPTVEIARILCEYIIENNLSGIYHLSGNSIDKYSLLNLIAKTYNHKVKIVPDNRIVIDRSLNCEKFRKITGYEPKTWDDLIESMREFN from the coding sequence ATGTCAATATCTAATAGTATAAAAAAAGAGGGGAAAACTATATTAGTACTTGGTGCGACAGGAATGTTAGGGAATGTAGTTTTTAGATATTTATCAAGTAAAGAATCATATAAAGTTTATGGTTCAGTTAGATCGGCCACATCAAAACTATTATTTAAAAAAATTCTTAGAAAAAATTTAATTTCTGATATTCATGTTAATTCTGATAAGAAAATTGCTGATTTATTTTCATTAGTTAATCCTGATATAGTTATCAATTGTATTGGTGTTATAAAACAATTAGATCACAGTTCTAATGTTCTTGAAGTAGTTCCTATAAACTCATTGTTACCCCATAGATTAGCTATCTTATGCAAAAAGAAGTCTATAAGATTAATTCACTTTAGTACTGACTGTGTATTTTCTGGAGAAAAAGGTAATTACATAGAATCTGATAATCCTGATCCTAAAGATTTATATGGAAGGAGTAAACTAATTGGAGAAATAGATTATCCTAATTGCCTAACTTTAAGAACATCTATAATTGGGCCTGAGTTAAACGCTTCAAAAAGTCTTCTTTGTTGGTTTCTTAAAGAAAGTGGAACAATCAAAGGATATGTCAAAGCAATATTTTCTGGTTTACCCACTGTAGAAATAGCTAGAATCCTTTGTGAATATATAATTGAAAATAACTTATCAGGGATATATCACTTGTCAGGAAATTCAATAGATAAATATAGCCTGCTTAATCTCATTGCAAAAACATATAATCACAAAGTCAAGATCGTACCAGATAATAGAATAGTTATTGATCGTTCATTAAATTGTGAGAAATTTAGAAAAATTACTGGATATGAACCTAAGACATGGGATGATCTTATAGAGTCTATGAGAGAATTTAATTAA
- a CDS encoding polysaccharide biosynthesis protein, translating to MEIFTEKKFLITGGTGSFGSIVTKELLKYPVKEIVVFSRDELKQERLRLALKNDKIKYFIGDIRDYSSIDLAMKNIDYVFHAAALKQVPSCEFFPMEAVKTNIIGTENVLNAALQNNVSKVVNLSTDKAVYPINAMGLTKGIMEKIMMAKARSSSGNLPLFCATRYGNIMASRGSVIPLFVECIKAKKPITITDPSMTRFLMSLDDSVDLVFEAFKNAKQGDIYIQKSPASTIGDLAKALLEIFDVDLPIKIIGTRHGEKLYESLLSREEMAKSIDLGKYYRIPLDNRDLNYEKYFIKGQESFSVSEDYTSHNTDRLSIEEIKKILLNLSFIQQEIKC from the coding sequence TTGGAAATATTTACTGAAAAAAAATTTTTAATAACTGGTGGAACAGGTTCATTTGGATCTATAGTAACCAAAGAATTATTAAAATATCCAGTAAAAGAAATTGTAGTTTTCAGTAGAGATGAATTGAAGCAAGAACGTTTACGCCTAGCTTTAAAAAATGACAAAATTAAATATTTTATTGGCGATATAAGAGATTACTCATCTATTGACTTAGCAATGAAAAATATAGATTATGTTTTTCATGCTGCTGCTTTAAAACAGGTGCCTTCTTGCGAGTTTTTCCCAATGGAAGCAGTAAAAACAAACATAATCGGCACTGAAAATGTTCTAAACGCAGCCTTACAAAATAATGTATCAAAAGTTGTTAATTTAAGCACAGATAAAGCAGTTTACCCTATTAATGCGATGGGATTAACAAAAGGAATTATGGAAAAAATAATGATGGCTAAAGCAAGAAGCTCTTCTGGAAATTTGCCATTATTTTGTGCAACTCGTTATGGGAATATAATGGCCTCACGAGGTTCAGTAATTCCTCTTTTTGTGGAATGTATCAAGGCCAAGAAGCCTATCACAATTACTGATCCATCTATGACCAGATTTCTAATGTCATTAGATGATTCTGTTGATTTAGTCTTTGAAGCTTTCAAAAACGCAAAACAAGGAGATATATATATTCAAAAATCTCCAGCTTCAACTATTGGAGATTTAGCCAAGGCCTTACTAGAGATTTTTGACGTTGATTTACCAATCAAGATTATTGGAACTAGACATGGTGAAAAATTATATGAATCATTGCTTTCTAGAGAAGAAATGGCTAAATCAATTGACTTAGGAAAATATTACAGAATACCGCTTGATAATAGAGACCTAAACTACGAAAAATATTTTATAAAAGGTCAAGAATCTTTTAGTGTTTCAGAAGATTATACCTCTCATAACACTGATAGGCTAAGCATTGAAGAAATTAAAAAAATTTTACTTAATCTAAGTTTCATTCAACAAGAAATTAAATGCTAA